GTCGGTCAGGAGCTGGGCGTGCAGGTGCTTGGCCTTGTCGGTCGCGTGCAGGATCGATTCCGCCTCGACGCGCGCTTCGACGAGCTGACGCTGCGCAAAGTCCTCCTCCGCGAGGTCGAACGACTCCTCGAGCATGCGCTCGATCTCTTCCTCGGTGAGGCCGTAGCTCGGCTTCACCTCGATCGAGTGCTCGCGGTTGGTGCGCACGTCGCGCGCCGACACGGAGAGGATGCCGTTCGCGTCGATCAGGAAGGTGACCTCGATCCGCGGCAGCCCCGCGGCCGCGGGCTCGATCGGGATGCGGAAGCGCGCGAGGCTGCGGCAGTCCTTCGCGAGCTCGCGCTCGCCCTGCAGGACGTGCACCTCGACGTGCGTCTGGTTGTCGACCGCGGTGGTGAACTGCTCGCGCGCCGCCGCGGGGATCGTCGTGTTGCGGTCGATGAGCCGCGTGAAGACGCCGCCCATGGTCTCGATGCCGAGCGACAGCGGCACGACGTCGAGCAGCAGCATGTCGGTCGAGCTGCCCGAGAGGATTCCCGCCTGCACGGCGGCCCCGAGCGCGACCACCTCGTCGGGATCGATCCCGGCGAGCGCGGTCTTGCCGAAGAACTGCTCGACGCGGCGTCGCACGAGCGGGATGCGCGTCGCGCCGCCGACCAGGATGACGTGGTCGATGTCGCTGGTCTCCTTGCCGGCGTCCTTCAGTGCTTGACGGCAGCGGGCCAGCGTGCGCTCGACGAGGTCCTCGGTCGCGGTCTCGAACGCCGGGCGCTCGATCGTCGCGACCCGCGTGCCGCCGCTCAGCGCGAGCTCGATGCGCACGGTGTCGCTCTCGGTCAGCATGCGCTTCGCGCGCTCGGCCGCGTCGCGCAGGATCGCGAGGTCGTCGCCGCTCGTCTGCGCCGGATCGAGGCCGACGTTCTCCTGCAGCATCGCGATGAGGCGCGCGTCGAAGTCGTCGCCGCCGAGGCGCGTGTCGCCGCCGGTCGCCAGCACCTCGGAAAGCCCGGCGCGCAGCTGCAGGATCGAGACGTCGAAGGTGCCGCCGCCGAGGTCGAAGACCGCGACCAGCGCTTCCTCCGTCTTGTCGAGGCCGTAGGCGAGCGCTGCGGCGGTGGGCTCGTTGACGAGACGCAGCACGTCGAGCCCGGCAAGGCGACCCGCGTCGCGCGTCGCCTGACGCTGGCTGTCGTTGAAGTACGCCGGCACGGTGATCACGGCGCGCGTGACCTCCTCGCCGAGCGCGGCCTCCGCGCGACGGCGGAGCTCGCGCAGGATCAGCGCGGAGATCTCGGGCGGCGTGAGCTGCTGCGTGCCGCCGGCGCCGTCTTCGAGCACGATGCGCAGCGCGCCCTCGCCCTCGGCGAAGCGCACGCGCTCGCGGTCGTTCGCGTCGACGTGCTCGAGCCCGACGCCCATGAAGCGCTTCACCGACAGGATCGAGCTGCGCGGGTGCAGCGCGGCGCGGCGTCGCGCGGCCTCGCCGACCAGGAACGTGCCGTCGGGAAGCAGCGACACGGCCGACGGCAGCAGGCGCGCGCCGCTGCGGTCCGCGATGATCTCCGGCTTGTCGCCGCGCATCACCGCGACCAGGCTGTTCGTCGTTCCGAGGTCGATGCCGACGATGCGGGCCACCTAAACCTCCGCTCCGGCGCCCTCGGCGAGGGCGGCCTGCACGTCGCGGTCGAGCGTGCGCAAGTAGGACAGCTCCGAGAGCAGCGCCTTCAGCTCGCGGACGGCGGCGGCGCCGCGCTCGTCGCGCGTCGTCGGCTCGCCGTCGTCGCCGACCGGCCAGCCGCGCAGCAGCTCGGCGAGCGCCGCGCGCTCACGGTTGCGACGCTCGGTGAGGTCGCGGTGCGTTTCGGACAGCTCGCGACGCAGGCTCGCCGCACCGCCGTTCGCGCTCGTGCGCAGCTCGGACATCTTCTCCTGCACGTCGAACACGTACGCCGCGAGACGCGGCGGTACGCGGTTGTTGTCGCGTCCGAGGTCGTCGCCGCAGCGCGTGAGCCAGTAGCGTCCGCGCGCCTCGACGTCGCGCAGCGTGCGGTATGCGGCGTTCAGCAGCGCGGTCGCCTGCAGGCTCGCGCGCTGCTCGTCGGCCGAGCGCGTCTGGAAGCGGTCGGGGTGCAGCTTGCGGCTCAGCGCGTAGTAGCGCTCCTCGAGCTGCTGCTCGTCGACCGCCGGGTGCGAGGGAAAGCCCAGCACCGTGAAGTAGTCGGTGTCCTGCGGCAGCAGCTGCAGCGCCTCGCAGCTGCGGCAGAAGAAGGTCGGAGTCTGGACTTCGCCGCAGCTCCGGCAGCGGATCTGCATCGTCAAACTCCGAACGACGCCCCGCAGCCGCAGGTTCGCTTGACGTTGGGATTCCGCAGGTTGAAGCCAG
This genomic stretch from Candidatus Binatia bacterium harbors:
- the hscA gene encoding Fe-S protein assembly chaperone HscA translates to MARIVGIDLGTTNSLVAVMRGDKPEIIADRSGARLLPSAVSLLPDGTFLVGEAARRRAALHPRSSILSVKRFMGVGLEHVDANDRERVRFAEGEGALRIVLEDGAGGTQQLTPPEISALILRELRRRAEAALGEEVTRAVITVPAYFNDSQRQATRDAGRLAGLDVLRLVNEPTAAALAYGLDKTEEALVAVFDLGGGTFDVSILQLRAGLSEVLATGGDTRLGGDDFDARLIAMLQENVGLDPAQTSGDDLAILRDAAERAKRMLTESDTVRIELALSGGTRVATIERPAFETATEDLVERTLARCRQALKDAGKETSDIDHVILVGGATRIPLVRRRVEQFFGKTALAGIDPDEVVALGAAVQAGILSGSSTDMLLLDVVPLSLGIETMGGVFTRLIDRNTTIPAAAREQFTTAVDNQTHVEVHVLQGERELAKDCRSLARFRIPIEPAAAGLPRIEVTFLIDANGILSVSARDVRTNREHSIEVKPSYGLTEEEIERMLEESFDLAEEDFAQRQLVEARVEAESILHATDKAKHLHAQLLTDEEREAIERAANELREAVQGTDYNRIRDLIEALNQAGTPFAQRIMDASIKSALESKSVAEIAR
- a CDS encoding DnaJ domain-containing protein; translated protein: MQIRCRSCGEVQTPTFFCRSCEALQLLPQDTDYFTVLGFPSHPAVDEQQLEERYYALSRKLHPDRFQTRSADEQRASLQATALLNAAYRTLRDVEARGRYWLTRCGDDLGRDNNRVPPRLAAYVFDVQEKMSELRTSANGGAASLRRELSETHRDLTERRNRERAALAELLRGWPVGDDGEPTTRDERGAAAVRELKALLSELSYLRTLDRDVQAALAEGAGAEV